From Anopheles darlingi chromosome 2, idAnoDarlMG_H_01, whole genome shotgun sequence, the proteins below share one genomic window:
- the LOC125952062 gene encoding nipped-B protein isoform X2 has product MSDRDVPSVPITTLAGLTSLSDLLSELPISDSLSVSASLNRSLLFHPRVAEEANNLLATRDDALTAQLVAAIEQTNSDSIELRDQYPQPTVAANGGSPNDGPPLLQAIHSCRPNVFQSPYNPLIHQMFSSAVTLGTGNQQAATQQQQQQQQKLTTSQTQFYNLPNESYQNEQQQSYTQQQLSVEQLQTLFQSQQQQLQLQQSSQQAISQQAVVNRQLLQSNASFTPLQMPTIQQQPMTMIQQQQHQQQQTINMQNVPYTFNPAENNLQQQQLFQQQQQQLPPQQQTQVNQNVIVSHAAATNQTVLSVDPSQSQGVIQQSSFASSGTTIASAAGGQALHPATVLQQNHIITPQQQNSNVINQTTNNIHSASNQQHQYQQQQQQHQQPPANYPLIQHQQMQSQSQQSHLNNGGSVTSVGATGMNHQPSTYQQLPETAPRNNEYLQQQQQSKNLDARGRPSPAQGSTAPETVPPQQTTTNSFKGPQQARTQTLLTPNEPRPRGAGGGGGGGGGSSLVASATPAINTPIDVSQELMRAAWIATQQGMSQAPKPVPSTSAVVNSGPSTTAAAASAGASAVKTEAIDPKVLSRFVPLSEVNSVKLQNLNVRVDQLTEKQLELLQTNQKQFIADEPELAEKIGLVKRSYDQIFSSMKEDQQRSVASMWALKRKAQEQRAEENPEDYLSKPKVRRVERQAAPVVKRMPIEQLMASNTYQRFMSVMGNIFDHLDETETPTVEDEQYECIPTGLLNTISTEAAKLKARHGIDAIPENRLSRLIRYAMRSVHAARNLSGSELQDDLVGDECIEKILNAVEAALLVCCLYTSKGTKFLEEDNIDAIIKMVQFQLRETLFPSYDPVYSVETKMKGGSGKKKKKISYQQKGISVLYTKIVELTKQLVTMFESFHFVDTIVIHASSLGVEPFFVDNIETLQFVCLDLVTTLFQNEKYAHHRHNIVSDILTSFDRLPHSKRNLRPYKLVNNGGNIQMITALVLQLIQSSVILPESLGPEGSAGGKQRGSNSTQNNAAAVELALGGTKSTDLFIFGKYDTAMSIGGNFLTTFLDKCKSRSNETDFRPLFENFIHDLLTTVNKPEWPAAELLLSLLGTMFVKKMGDKNVEQSIRVVSLEYLGIVAARLRKDTVESRCKVKTMDTLIRYIKIEQEKEGDEPLNNSDIQLDEEEERTEFLQKILLDFLAVNAHEGNVVWNHARHFYITQWYRDLMQRKKKIVEGEKGYASRKKGSSSTKKRKKHATSDTDDSDDDSDGGEEPIREGIDQELNSEIFRMLDTRKQYYLSQIACFQRGGVRTGSGGNYEIKTYIDYSNANLIAQYLASKRSFSQSYDKYLQKIILVVREPVVAIRTRAMKCLASIVEVDQMVLARKDMQMGVQQKLLDTAISVREAAVDLVGKYILSDPDLIDQYYEMISQRILDTGVSVRKRVIKILRDICIEYPAQEKIPDICVKMIRRVNDEEGIQKLVMEVFMTMWFTPCNDNDKAAMDRKITQIIDVVCSSHETGTQGFDALLKTIFEPKESKEDSKLKKEIPKTLIKACQQIVDGLVDATMRLEGAESQRLVGCITALHLFAKIQPQLLVNHAITLEPYLNTRCQNAITTKFVSSIAEILEQVVPLMDHPSEVFLADLESHLMMMIVSQSRTIVLSCVSCLATVVNKITKNYKLIRDCFYKLYYQGLVCIKDKLRADPSIPIEQVYRPQFRRSIFTVGLIMRYFDFRLPEVYGAPRSGDDSVTPKSSLPANICEDVFATLAFFLSCAHREVCREALTSMGNFCVKNYEYLTKVELRDYYNYLLTHDTVLTDMKIAVLKNILMYLTEEENKMVRNDKEWSKQSQTEDLKEMGDVSSGMASRVIQIYLKEILRSFLHRECGVRMWAMRVIEIVLRQGLVHPVQIVPYLICLSTDPEKEAAHSADRHLQEIDKQYPGFVNMKSHAGMQLSYELQELLQRDDANPGSSLVRGFRVKDPQEPPAAMNGFLYTLLRGTKPQRRALIQSITKQFDDGKTSLKQMLYLADNLAYFPYAVHDEPLYIIHHVDVLISVTGTNLLAAFREGLKPLPGTETSNEQPNPLEDDDDDDQEAILQRLPEDTAELETCIRSAQGCMLLLILKQHLKDIYGITDSKISTYSPSDGGKLNDKAMQRRSNSLFDPKATIALLKENRPAGAAQTEQDRIELVQRYLDFKQLMLKLDPDDPDLLEEEDKPNSASGTPVKQNPATTSNALGGTTAGYNSNIQHNHSAVNAISNNVHVNNNAPLANSAHDAAAPMQQNDYTNRSTGNVVVPPKTVKSSTKAQSTPSARKHGSSGVGSRRTVRKKKRKLSSSEEEDSDGSGEDND; this is encoded by the exons ATGAGTGATCGTGATGTCCCTAGCGTTCCAATAACAACCCTCGCCGGTCTCACCAGCCTTTCAGACC TGCTCAGTGAATTACCCATCTCGGATTCGCTGTCGGTGTCGGCTTCGTTGAACCGGTCGCTCTTGTTTCATCCGCGGGTGGCTGAAGAAGCAAACAATTTGCTCGCGACCAGAGATGATGCGTTGACTGCACAGCTCGTCGCGGCCATAGAGCAAACTAATTCGGATTCCATCGAGCTGAGGGACCAGTACCCGCAGCCGACAGTCGCGGCCAATGGCGGATCCCCCAACGATGGTCCCCCGCTGCTCCAGGCCATACATTCCTGTCGGCCAAATGTTTTTCAGAGCCCGTATAACCCGCTAATTCACCAAATGTTTAGCAGCGCTGTAACATTGGGCACCGGTAATCAGCAGGCAGctacgcagcaacaacagcagcaacaacagaaattAA caacatcacaaaCACAGTTCTACAATCTTCCCAATGAGAGTTACCAAAATGAACAGCAACAATCGTACACGCAACAACAGCTTTCGGTTGAGCAGCTTCAAACGCTGTTTCAAagtcagcaacaacaattacAACTGCAGCAATCGTCTCAGCAAGCGATTTCGCAGCAGGCTGTCGTCAATCGGCAGCTACTGCAAAGCAATGCGTCTTTTACACCGCTACAAATGCCTACGatacaacagcaaccgatgaCAatgatacagcagcagcagcatcaacaacaacaaaccattaaTATGCAAAATGTTCCGTACACCTTCAATCCTGCAGAAAATAatctacaacagcaacagctcttccagcagcagcagcaacagctaccaccacagcaacagaCCCAAGTAAACCAAAATGTGATCGTCTCTCATGCAGCTGCCACGAATCAGACGGTGCTGTCTGTGGATCCGTCACAATCACAGGGTGTGATACAGCAGAGCTCCTTTGCTTCCAGCGGTACGACGAtagcgtcagcagcaggaggccaAGCGTTGCACCCCGCAACCGTGTTACAGCAAAATCATATTAttacaccgcagcagcag AATTCGAATGTGATAAATCAAACAACCAATAATATACACAGTGCCTCgaatcagcagcaccaatatcaacagcagcagcaacaacatcagcaaccgCCTGCGAATTACCCActcatccagcaccagcaaatgcAATCTCAGTCCCAGCAATCTCATTTAAATAATGGCGGCTCCGTTACGTCAGTGGGTGCCACTGGGATGAACCATCAACCGTCAACTTATCAGCAACTTCCCGAAACGGCCCCGCGTAACAATGAGTatctacagcaacagcagcagagcaaaaaCTTGGACGCACGAGGGCGACCCTCGCCGGCTCAGGGAAGTACAGCACCAGAGACGGTTCCGCCGCAGCAAACGACCACCAATTCCTTCAAGGGTCCCCAGCAAGCCCGAACTCAGACTCTGTTAACACCCAATGAACCGCGTCCTCGAGGGGctggcggaggaggaggaggaggaggaggttccaGTCTTGTCGCCTCTGCTACACCCGCCATCAATACCCCGATCGATGTCAGCCAGGAGTTGATGAGAGCGGCCTGGATTGCTACTCAACAAGGAATGTCGCAGGCTCCAAAGCCCGTACCTTCGACAAGTGCTGTTGTCAATTCCGGTCCATCAACgactgccgccgctgccagtgccggtgcttCTGCAGTCAAAACGGAAGCGATCGATCCGAAAGTGTTGTCGCGATTCGTTCCGCTGAGTGAAGTAAACAGTGTGAAATTGCAGAACTTGAACGTTCGTGTCGATCAGCTAACCGAGAAGCAGCTGGAATTGTTGCAAACAAACCAGAAACAGTTTATTGCCGATGAACCGGAGCTGGCGGAAAAGATTGGTTTGGTGAAGCGATCGTACGATCAGATATTCAGCAGCATGAAGGAAGACCAGCAACGATCTGTGGCGAGCATGTGGGCTCTCAAGCGAAAGGCACAGGAACAGCGAGCCGAGGAAAACCCGGAGGATTATCTGAGCAAACCAAAGGTGCGGCGCGTCGAACGGCAGGCCGCCCCGGTAGTAAAGCGGATGCCAATCGAGCAACTAATGGCGAGCAACACGTACCAACGGTTCATGTCGGTGATGGGGAATATTTTCGATCATCTCGATGAAACGGAAACACCGACAGTGGAGGATGAGCAGTACGAGTGCATACCGACGGGGCTACTTAACACCATTAGCACGGAGGCTGCAAAGCTAAAGGCACGCCACGGAATCGATGCAATTCCCGAGAACCGCCTCTCACGGTTAATACGATACGCGATGCGTTCGGTTCATGCGGCACGCAACTTGAGCGGTTCCGAGTTGCAGGACGATCTCGTCGGTGATGAGTGCATTGAAAAGATATTGAACGCTGTCGAAGCAGCACTGCTGGTCTGCTGTCTGTACACGAGCAAAGGTACCAAGTTCCTCGAGGAGGACAACATCGATGCGATCATTAAGATGGTGCAGTTCCAGTTGAGGGAAACGCTCTTTCCTTCCTACGATCCCGTTTACTCGGTGGAAACGAAGATGAAAGGTGGGagcggaaagaagaagaaaaagatcaGCTACCAGCAAAAAGGCATTTCCGTTCTGTACACCAAGATCGTGGAGCTGACGAAGCAGCTCGTAACGATGTTTGAATCGTTTCACTTTGTCGACACGATCGTGATACACGCGTCCTCCCTGGGTGTGGAACCCTTTTTCGTCGACAACATCGAAACGTTGCAGTTCGTGTGCCTCGATCTGGTGACGACATTGtttcaaaacgaaaaataCGCCCATCATCGGCACAACATCGTGTCGGACATTCTGACGTCGTTCGATCGGTTACCCCACTCGAAACGGAACCTACGACCGTACAAGCTGGTTAACAATGGTGGCAACATCCAGATGATTACCGCCTTGGTTCTGCAACTCATACAATCTTCCGTCATACTGCCGGAATCGCTCGGACCGGAAGGTAGTGCAGGGGGCAAGCAGCGTGGTAGCAACAGTACACAGAACAATGCGGCCGCTGTTGAGCTGGCCCTGGGTGGTACCAAGAGCACTGACTTATTCATCTTTGGCAAGTACGACACGGCGATGAGCATTGGTGGTAACTTCCTGACGACTTTTCTCGACAAGTGCAAGAGTCGATCGAACGAGACGGACTTCCGACCGTTGTTCGAGAACTTTATCCACGATCTGCTCACCACGGTCAATAAACCGGAGTGGCCAGCCGCCGAACTGTTGCTCAGTTTGCTCGGTACAATGTTTGTGAAAAAGATGGGAGATAAGAATGTGGAGCAATCGATACGGGTCGTGTCGCTCGAGTATCTCGGTATCGTAGCAGCCCGGTTGCGCAAAGATACGGTCGAGTCGCGATGCAAGGTGAAGACAATGGACACCCTGATTCGCTACATCAAAATCGAGCAAGAGAAGGAGGGCGACGAACCGCTCAACAATAGTGACATCCAGctggacgaggaagaggagcggaCCGAATTTCTGCAAAAGATATTGCTCGATTTCCTGGCAGTGAACGCGCACGAGGGGAATGTAGTGTGGAACCACGCGCGACATTTTTACATCACGCAATGGTACCGGGATCTGAtgcagcgaaagaagaagattgTCGAAGGCGAGAAGGGGTACGCATCGCGGAAAAAGGGCAGCAGTAGTAcgaagaagcggaaaaagcACGCCACTAGCGATACGGACGATTCTGACGATGACTCCGATGGGGGTGAGGAACCGATCCGGGAAGGTATCGATCAGGAGCTGAACAGTGAAATCTTCCGCATGCTCGATACACGCAAGCAGTACTACCTGAGCCAAATCGCCTGCTTCCAGCGCGGAGGAGTTCGGACAGGGTCGGGTGGCAACTATGAAATCAAAACATACATCGACTACAGCAATGCGAACCTTATCGCTCAGTATTTAGCCAGCAAACGGTCGTTCTCGCAGAGCTACGACAAGTATTTGCAGAAGATCATTCTTGTTGTCCGCGAACCGGTGGTCGCGATACGGACGAGAGCGATGAAGTGTCTAGCGAGCATCGTGGAAGTGGACCAGATGGTGCTGGCCCGGAAAGATATGCAGATGGGTGTTCAACAGAAGCTGCTCGATACCGCGATCTCGGTGCGCGAAGCGGCAGTCGATCTCGTCGGCAAGTATATTCTCTCCGATCCGGACCTGATCGATCAGTATTACGAAATGATATCGCAACGAATATTG GATACGGGTGTTTCGGTGCGCAAACGGGTGATTAAAATATTGCGCGACATTTGCATCGAGTATCCGGCACAGGAGAAGATACCGGATATCTGTGTAAAGATGATACGACGTGTGAACGACGAGGAAGGCATCCAGAAGCTGGTAATGGAAGTCTTTATGACGATGTGGTTTACACCGTGCAATGATAATGATAAG GCTGCAATGGATAGGAAAATTACTCAAATCATCGATGTGGTGTGCTCGTCGCATGAAACGGGAACGCAAGGATTCGATGCTCTGTTGAAAACG ATATTCGAaccaaaagaaagcaaagaggATTCGAAATTGAAGAAGGAAATTCCGAAAACATTGATCAAAGCATGTCAACAGATCGTGGATGGGCTGGTTGATGCTACAATGCGTCTGGAAGGTGCTGAGAGTCAGCGGCTGGTAGGCTGCATTACGGCACTACATCTGttcgccaaaattcaaccgcAGCTGCTCGTAAACCATGCTATTACGCTGGAACCGTACTTGAACACCCGGTGTCAGAATGCCATCACGACAAAGTTCGTCAGCTCGATTGCGGAAATTCTGGAACAG GTTGTCCCATTAATGGACCATCCAAGCGAAGTGTTTCTTGCCGACCTGGAATCACacttaatgatgatgatcgtatcCCAGAGCCGTACAATTGTACTTAGTTGCGTCTCCTGTCTAGCGACGGTGGTAAACAAAATAACGAAAAATTATAAACTGATACGCGATTGTTTCTACAA ACTATACTATCAGGGTTTGGTGTGCATCAAAGATAAGCTGCGAGCTGATCCGTCGATACCGATTGAACAGGTTTACCGTCCGCAGTTTCGGCGAAGTATTTTTACTGTAGGGCTTATCATGCGATACTTTGACTTCCGGCTACCGGAAGTGTACGGTGCACCGCGAAGTGGCGACGACTCTGTCACACCAA AATCATCACTACCGGCCAACATATGCGAAGATGTTTTTGCGACGCTggcattttttctctcttgtgcGCATCGAGAGGTTTGCAGGGAAGCACTCACCTCTATGGGTAatttttgtgtgaaaaacTACGAGTATCTCACGAAGGTCGAGCTACGGGACTACTACAACTATCTGCTTACGCACGATACCGTGCTGACTGATATGAAAATTGCGGTGCTGAAGAACATTCTGATGTATctgacggaggaggagaataAGATGGTGCGGAACGATAAAGAGT GGTCGAAGCAATCACAAACGGAAGACCTGAAGGAGATGGGTGATGTGTCGTCTGGTATGGCGAGTCGTGTGATACAAATCTACCTGAAGGAGATTCTGCGAAGTTTTCTGCATCGTGAATGTGGCGTACGCATGTGGGCGATGCGGGTCATCGAGATAGTCCTGCGCCAAGGTTTGGTCCATCCAGTACAAATAGTTCCTTATCTAATATGCTTAAGTACGGATCCGGAAAAGGAG GCGGCACACAGTGCCGATCGTCACTTGCAGGAGATTGATAAGCAGTATCCGGGTTTTGTAAATATGAAATCACACGCAGGCATGCAGTTATCATACGAGCTGCAAGAGCTCTTGCAGCGTGACGACGCAAACCCGGGCTCGTCGTTGGTGCGTGGTTTCCGCGTAAAGGATCCCCAAGAACCCCCGGCTGCAATGAACGGTTTCCTATATACGTTGCTGCGTGGCACTAAACCTCAACGACGGGCATTGATACAGTCCATCACGAAGCAGTTCGACGACGGCAAAACAAGTCTCAAGCAGATGCTGTATCTGGCGGACAATCTTGCATACTTTCCCTACGCGGTACACGATGAACCGCTCTACATCATCCATCACGTGGACGTTCTAATCTCCGTTACCGGTACGAACCTGCTGGCAGCGTTCCGGGAGGGATTGAAGCCATTACCAGGAACGGAGACTAGCAACGAACAAC CAAATCCTctcgaagacgatgatgacgacgatcaagAAGCAATACTACAGCGTCTTCCGGAAGATACCGCTGAGCTGGAGACTTGCATTCGGTCAGCCCAaggctgcatgctgctgctgatacttaAGCAACATCTTAAAGATATTTACGGCATCACGGACAG cAAAATCTCCACATATTCCCCATCCGATGGTGGAAAACTCAACGACAAGGCCATGCAACGAAGGTCTAACTCATTATTTGATCCAAAGGCTACGATCGCCCTGTTAAAAGAGAATCGTCCAGCAGGTGCAGCCCAGACTGAACAGGATCGGATAGAGTTGGTTCAACGGTATTTGGAC TTTAAGCAACTGATGCTGAAGTTGGATCCAGACGATCCGGATCTACTGGAAGAAGAGGATAAACCTAATTCTGCATCTGGAACACCTGTGAAACAGAATCCTGCAACCACATCGAACGCGCTTGGTGGTACTACTGCCGGTTACAACAGCAATATACAGCACAACCATAGTGCGGTTAATGCCATTAGCAATAATGTGCATGTGAATAACAACGCGCCGTTGGCCAACAGTGCGCACGACGCTGCAGCACCGATGCAACAGAAT GATTACACAAACCGATCAACAGGTAACGTCGTCGTCCCACCGAAGACGGTGAAATCGTCGACAAAAGCCCAATCCACACCCAGTGCACGGAAACACGGGTCCTCCGGTGTGGGGTCTCGACGGACAGTGCGAAAGAAAAAGCGTAAACTGTCAAGCTCCGAAGAGGAGGACAGTGACGGTAGCGGGGAGGATAACGACTAA